A DNA window from Procambarus clarkii isolate CNS0578487 chromosome 3, FALCON_Pclarkii_2.0, whole genome shotgun sequence contains the following coding sequences:
- the LOC138368983 gene encoding uncharacterized protein, producing the protein MGNAETTLISINDLEAVTPETVTPEAVTPEEVALEAVAPEAVTPEAVTPEEVAPEAVTPEAVTPEEVTPEAVTPEEVTPEAVTPEAVTPEAVTPEAETPEAVTPEAVTPEKVTPEEVTPETVTPETVTPGAVTPEAVTPEAVTPEEVALEAVAPEEVTPEAVTPEEVALEAVTPEAVTPETVTPEAVTPEAVTPEEEYSVLDSEIDSSQTRSCAVCRVSYPQSKISSFLLSSEQDLIFSAILRARSESSRYPQSKI; encoded by the exons aggcagtaacaccagagacagtgacaccagaggcagtaacaccagaggaagtagcaCTAGaggcagtagcaccagaggcagtaacaccagaggcagtaacaccagaggaagtagcaccagaggcagtaacaccagaggcagtaacaccagaggaagtaacaccagaggcagtaacaccagaggaagtaacaccagaggcagttacACCAGAGGCAGTGACACCAGAGgctgtaacaccagaggcagaaacaccagaggcagtgacaccagaggcagtgacaccagagaaagtaacaccagaggaagtaacaccagagacagtaacaccagagacagtaacaccaggggCAGTGACACCAGAGGCAgtgacaccagaggcagtaacaccagaggaagtagcaCTAGAGGCAGtagcaccagaggaagtaacaccagaggcagtaacaccagaggaagtagcaCTAGAGGCAgtgacaccagaggcagtaacaccagagacagtaacaccagaggcagtaacaccagaggcagtaacaccagaggaa GAATATTCTGTATTGGATTCTGAAATAGACAGCTCACAGACTCGGTCGTGTGCCGTCTGTCGTGTCAG CTATCCTCAGAGCAAGATCTCATCCTTTCTGCTATCCTCGGAGCAAGATCTCATCTTTTCTGCTATCCTCAGAGCAAGATCTGAAAGTTCACGCTATCCTCAGAGCAAGATCTGA